The proteins below come from a single Pichia kudriavzevii chromosome 2, complete sequence genomic window:
- a CDS encoding uncharacterized protein (PKUD0B08980; similar to Saccharomyces cerevisiae YPR121W (THI22)) has translation MAYKVVDIDIYGSFNVLRETPAVDNACKLKTVMSVAGSDSSGGAGIEADLKTITAHGCYGLTAITCLTAQNTIGVKNAIKTTPQLIEDILDSNFTDIPINAIKTGLLTEHAIPALRKSMEKYSYKGHLVVDPVMVSTSGYDFIDNTVLKMIIDSLSPFITIITPNMIEAKCLVNTLLQEQKYDENSILDLDDVFGMCQLIHENTGISNILIKGGHQQWGDSKLTDILFISEEKTFYKFNSKMIDSRHTHGTGCTLSSAIASNLAKDLTLVNAVGNGIVYVQNGIKCAPRLGNGNGPLNHIQTINYVDYVYNQ, from the coding sequence atgGCTTATAAGGTGGTAGACATTGACATTTACGGCTCTTTCAATGTTTTACGTGAAACACCTGCGGTGGATAATGCGTGTAAACTGAAAACGGTGATGTCCGTTGCAGGGTCTGACTCTTCAGGAGGTGCAGGAATTGAGGCAGATTTAAAGACCATTACCGCACATGGATGTTATGGTTTAACTGCAATCACATGCCTAACAGCGCAAAATACTATCGGGGTCAAAAATGCCATAAAAACGACACCCCAGTTAATTGAAGATATCTTGGATTCCAACTTTACTGATATTCCGATCAATGCGATTAAAACAGGTTTGTTAACTGAACATGCGATTCCTGCATTGAGGAAATCAATGGAAAAGTACTCTTACAAAGGACATCTGGTTGTCGACCCTGTTATGGTCAGCACATCAGGTTATGATTTTATCGATAATACCGTACTAAAAATGATCATTGATAGTTTGTCGCCATTCATAACAATCATTACGCCCAATATGATTGAAGCAAAGTGTTTAGTAAATACATTACTTCAAGAGCAGAAATATGATGAAAACAGTATTTTAGACTTGGATGACGTTTTTGGGATGTGTCAATTGATACATGAAAACACTGGTATTAGCAATATCTTAATCAAAGGTGGACATCAGCAGTGGGGTGATTCAAAGTTGACggatattttatttatttctgaagaaaaaacGTTTTATAAATTCAACTCAAAGATGATTGATTCTAGACACACGCATGGCACTGGCTGCACTCTATCTTCAGCTATTGCCTCTAACTTAGCCAAGGATTTGACACTAGTCAACGCAGTTGGAAACGGTATTGTCTATGTTCAAAATGGTATTAAATGTGCACCAAGGTTAGGAAACGGTAATGGTCCGTTGAATCATATTCAAACCATCAATTACGTCGACTATGTTTATAATCAATAA
- a CDS encoding uncharacterized protein (PKUD0B08970; similar to Saccharomyces cerevisiae YPL214C (THI6); ancestral locus Anc_6.231): MDLLHPRNKRMTFNKEDTDYTLYLVTNNELIPSGLDIYGQVEKSLQNGVTLVQLREKELDTGAFIARARKIHELCERYNVPLIINDRVDVALAVDAEGVHVGQDDMDPALVRKMIGPQKIIGLSIRNEEEMWELLKSGADVDYIGIGAVYSTKTKKVNKPQQGPNGVKRILQLISENRPSLKSVIIGGLNKYNITWALRESQFGNKTTDGVAVVSCIMAQHDAGRETLETLDSILVGFQRSNEHVTKKVNNSDSSVVHFITNSVAQQFSANTCIAVGGSPIMSENLNEFDDFTKIPNICLVLNTGTPKLESLTIYQNALKAYNANMRPVIFDPVGCGATEMRRELMRSLLSFGHFTVIKGNLGEIATLAGINGENMRGVDSTLDLDIRSAVDKFSKVAIDLKCVLVITGKTDIVINGILPKEKIEYCYVDGGDPLMANITASGCALGGVIARHVACVPYIDTFAATVMAVSTYKEAAYRAGLKSKGPGTFLANFVDELYSVSTSRNLENTHVTYM; this comes from the coding sequence ATGGACCTGTTGCATCccagaaacaaaagaatgaCTTTCAATAAGGAGGATACGGATTACACATTATATTTAGTGACTAATAATGAATTGATTCCAAGCGGTCTGGATATATATGGACAAGTTGAGAAGTCACTACAAAATGGTGTTACTTTGGTTCAATTGCGGGAAAAAGAATTGGATACAGGTGCCTTTATAGCCAGGGCTAGAAAGATTCATGAATTATGTGAGCGATACAATGTTCCTTTGATAATTAATGACAGAGTAGATGTTGCCTTAGCAGTTGATGCCGAAGGGGTACATGTTGGTCAAGATGATATGGATCCTGCCTTGGTTAGGAAAATGATTGGTCCACAAAAGATTATTGGGCTCTCTATAAGAAACGAGGAAGAAATGTGGGAATTGTTAAAGAGCGGTGCAGATGTTGATTATATTGGAATTGGTGCGGTCTATTCAACAAAAACGAAAAAGGTTAATAAACCTCAACAGGGTCCAAATGGTGTTAAACGTATTCTACAACTGATCAGTGAAAACAGACCCAGTTTGAAGAGTGTTATTATCGGAGGTTTAAACAAATATAATATTACATGGGCCTTGAGAGAAAGCCAATTTGGGAATAAAACTACGGATGGTGTTGCCGTTGTTTCATGTATTATGGCGCAGCATGATGCTGGTAGAGAAACTCTTGAAACTTTGGATAGCATATTGGTAGGGTTTCAGCGTTCTAATGAACATGTAACAAAGAAAGTAAACAACTCTGATTCATCAGTTGTCCACTTCATTACGAACTCTGTAGCACAGCAATTCTCAGCCAATACTTGTATTGCAGTTGGTGGCTCTCCCATAATGTCcgaaaatttgaatgaattTGACGACTTTACTAAGATTCCAAACATTTGCCTAGTGCTAAACACTGGAACTCCCAAACTCGAATCTCTCACCATTTATCAGAACGCTTTAAAGGCTTATAATGCAAATATGAGGCCAGTGATTTTTGATCCGGTTGGATGCGGGGCAACAGAGATGAGACGTGAATTGATGAGAAGTTTACTCAGCTTCGGTCATTTTACAGTAATTAAAGGTAATTTGGGTGAAATCGCAACATTGGCAGGTATTAATGGCGAAAACATGAGAGGGGTCGATTCGACTTTAGATTTAGATATCAGATCAGCAGTTGATAAATTCTCTAAAGTTGCAATTGATCTCAAGTGCGTTCTTGTAATTACAGGTAAAACGGATATTGTTATTAACGGTATTCTGCCAAAGGAGAAGATCGAGTATTGCTATGTTGACGGTGGTGATCCATTGATGGCAAACATTACTGCCTCTGGTTGTGCATTGGGCGGTGTAATTGCTAGACATGTTGCTTGTGTACCATATATTGACACCTTTGCAGCAACAGTTATGGCCGTATCAACTTACAAAGAAGCCGCTTATCGTGCAGGTCTTAAAAGTAAGGGACCAGGAACATTTTTAGCTAATTTTGTCGATGAGCTTTATTCTGTTTCCACATCACGGAATCTGGAGAATACGCATGTAACTTACATGTGa
- a CDS encoding uncharacterized protein (PKUD0B08995; similar to Saccharomyces cerevisiae YOR187W (TUF1); ancestral locus Anc_6.95) codes for MASRVFANTLRAFNRLSVAAVPRIAPRTSVRFASAFDRSKPHVNIGTIGHVDHGKTTLTAAITKVLADQGGADFLDYASIDKAPEERARGITISTAHVEYETPNRHYSHVDCPGHQDYIKNMITGAAQMDGAIIVVAATDGQMPQTKEHLLLARQVGVQHLVVFVNKCDTIDDPEMLELVEMEMRELLSEYGFDGDNTPVIMGSALMALEDKRPEVGKESILKLMEAVDTWIPTPERDLEKPFLLPIDEVFSISGRGTVVSGTVERGTLKKGEEVEIVGGKDGSIKTTVTGIEMYHKELDQAQAGDTPGILLRGVKRDQIKRGQILAKPDSVKAYKKFLASLYILTKEEGGRHTPFSENYRPQMYIRTTNVNVTLKFPDTEEDHSKQVAPGDNTEMLVELLYPVVLEVGQRFNLRESGKTVGTGMITRVYEE; via the exons ATGGCGTCTCGTGTATTTGCTAACACTTTGAGAGCATTCAACAGACTTTCTG TTGCTGCTGTTCCAAGAATTGCACCAAGAACTTCGGTTAGATTTGCTTCTGCTTTCGACAGATCCAAACCACATGTCAACATTGGTACTATTGGTCACGTCGATCATGGTAAGACTACCTTGACTGCTGCAATCACCAAGGTCTTAGCTGATCAAGGTGGTGCTGATTTCTTAGATTATGCATCTATTGACAAGGCTCCTGAAGAAAGAGCAAGAGGTATTACTATCTCTACTGCTCACGTTGAGTATGAAACCCCAAACAGACATTATTCTCATGTCGATTGTCCTGGCCATCAAGATTATATTAAGAATATGATTACTGGTGCTGCACAAATGGATGGTGctattattgttgttgctgctaCTGATGGTCAAATGCCACAAACTAAGGAACATTTATTATTAGCAAGACAAGTTGGTGTTCAACATTTAGTTGTCTTTGTTAATAAATGTGACACCATTGATGACCCAGAAATGTTGGAATTagttgaaatggaaatgagAGAACTATTGTCTGAATATGGTTTTGATGGTGATAACACTCCAGTTATTATGGGTTCTGCATTGATGGCTTTAGAAGACAAGAGACCTGAAGTTGGTAAGGAATCTATTTTAAAGTTAATGGAAGCTGTTGACACATGGATTCCAACCCCAGAGAGAGATTTAGAAAAACCATTTTTGTTACctattgatgaagttttctCAATCTCTGGTAGAGGTACTGTCGTTTCTGGTACTGTCGAAAGAGGTACTTTGAAGAAGggtgaagaagttgaaattgttggtgGTAAGGATGGTTCTATTAAAACTACTGTCACAGGTATTGAAATGTATCACAAGGAATTAGACCAAGCGCAAGCAGGTGATACTCCAGGTATTTTATTAAGAGGTGTCAAGAGAGACCAAATCAAGAGAGGTCAAATTTTAGCAAAGCCAGATTCCGTTAAGGCATACAAGAAGTTCTTGGCTTCCCTTTATATCTTAACCAAGGAAGAAGGTGGTAGACATACACCATTCTCTGAAAACTACAGACCACAAATGTACATCAGAACTACCAATGTTAACGTTACTTTGAAGTTCCCAGACACTGAAGAAGATCACTCCAAGCAAGTTGCACCAGGTGACAACACCGAAATGCTTGTTGAATTATTGTACCCAGTCGTCTTAGAGGTTGGTCAAAGATTCAACTTGAGAGAATCCGGTAAGACTGTTGGAACTGGTATGATCACCAGAGTTTACGAAGAGTAA
- a CDS encoding uncharacterized protein (PKUD0B09020) — MVQSIKSNDTDLRNQNVTFNQIQTTNGLSFEIYSDRNSQRTLTFERNTGIKHMALRNLDLKNRKSGAFNCRVVSDTVLFKRSVSSDNEKYNTSIRTQGKEMTAKKVSALNKLEDFKQLPIARPTCLHSNLRPPLAIISTTLPSVCVKNPTTANLLILPNTQEVLEANKENIEPTTDFAINSEKKVFSCEGEDQTMLFAPSHYWNLIFSFGKAPGQTSNPPVLPLELFHMLLYDYEHLWEHIDSLPISFT; from the coding sequence ATGGTGCAATCAATCAAAAGTAATGACACCGATTTGAGGAACCAGAATGTGACTTTTAATCAGAtccaaacaacaaatgGATTGTCCTTTGAGATTTATTCTGACAGAAACAGCCAACGCACCTTGacttttgaaagaaataCAGGGATAAAACATATGGCTTTAAGAAATTTAGATTTaaaaaatagaaagagTGGTGCCTTTAATTGTAGAGTTGTCAGCGACACTGTTTTGTTTAAACGGAGTGTTTCAAGTGACAATGAGAAATACAATACGAGTATAAGAACACAAGGGAAAGAGATGACAGCCAAAAAAGTAAGTGCGTTGAATAAACTAGAGGACTTTAAACAGTTGCCTATTGCACGACCAACATGTTTACATTCAAATCTTCGTCCCCCACTAGCCATTATCTCAACTACGCTTCCGTCTGTATGTGTTAAAAATCCAACTACGGCAAATCTATTAATTCTCCCAAATACCCAAGAAGTTCTGGAAGCTAATAAAGAGAATATTGAGCCCACTACAGATTTTGCTATTAATTCGGAAAAAAAGGTCTTCTCCtgtgaaggtgaagatcAAACAATGCTTTTTGCACCATCTCATTATTGGAACCttattttctcctttggGAAAGCTCCAGGACAGACCTCTAATCCTCCAGTATTGCCTCTCGAACTCTTCCACATGCTCCTCTATGATTACGAACACCTCTGGGAACACATTGACTCTCTTCCCATCTCCTTCACCTAA
- a CDS encoding uncharacterized protein (PKUD0B09010; similar to Saccharomyces cerevisiae YDR339C (FCF1); ancestral locus Anc_5.392), whose translation MGKARKTRKVSVKRMVKKDDDRIKKNLNQNKKEEDIELIKSVPQVSSAMFFQFNQSIKPPYQIIIDTNFFNFSIQKKIDIVRGMMDCLLAKCIPMVTDCVLAELEKLGHRYRIALTLAKDPRIQRLKCSHKGTYADDCLVSRVIQNKCYIVATNDADLKRRIRKVPGIPIMSVGAHSYVIERLPDVF comes from the coding sequence ATGGGTAAGGCTAGAAAGACAAGAAAGGTGTCTGTCAAGAGGATGGTGAAAAAGGACGATGATAGAATAAAGAAGAACCTCaaccaaaacaaaaaggaGGAAGATATAGAGTTAATCAAATCAGTACCTCAGGTATCATCTGCCATgttcttccaattcaacCAGTCAATCAAGCCGCCATACCAGATCATCATTGACAcgaatttcttcaatttcagtattcaaaagaaaatcgaTATTGTTAGGGGGATGATGGATTGTCTATTGGCAAAATGTATCCCCATGGTCACTGACTGTGTTTTGGCAGAACTAGAAAAGTTAGGACACAGATATAGAATTGCCCTTACTTTAGCCAAAGATCCAAGAATTCAAAGGTTAAAATGCTCACATAAAGGCACATATGCAGATGATTGTCTTGTAAGTAGAGTTATCCAAAACAAATGTTATATTGTTGCCACCAACGATGCAGACTTGAAGAGAAGAATCAGAAAGGTACCTGGAATTCCAATCATGAGCGTCGGAGCACATTCATATGTCATTGAGAGATTACCCGATGTTTTCTAA
- a CDS encoding uncharacterized protein (PKUD0B09000): MYDSDDKIGSDVDEKIEVDSQDAINAPLAHLTRQTPPELPLRGNIPLDGDAPPPSYNNNTSVGASSYMNMDKQISIDQDIRDKIAGSLTQVETNSTSDSDTSDEEELTMEDVYTNIDKMIRRDGEMGVILPLRASILESYLSPLLMIFSQVPKFSNLMLKHEYLKFPYKPNWWNREQCSIDLPLIQEIERLVAFLRDDSNRAFASLYNLIHSINKLNDKEIETINEFLAFSLNQVSSFLGSINGDYQATFDSMFRMVCVPDDDIDQEHQIFAIPIVQENITSNVHDTIGNRLVEREREHYGEVTRRIYFKTLPDIVNVVFEPGMNIPSSGMNIEEKLYLQMYTLENKDILTSYDDEIRQIKARQRELTQKQFKMSAFSGKSVRKFLDDARRHLSTESTRIGIEESSLMDGEVEFPVKDKYLGAAQNIEIIADNIKKSLKEIESEFRALNAKLVELRDNQFSLDKVSQERKDTFEAHILTGVIVSSTQFFLRSRKTGGWKAIVIDDETCKMYKVFDITFEEILEIINEYVQDGFSDGLVLTYVEEDVFAQGEFEPLNNSLKEFIKKDNAKLKEHVEFINSGGD, encoded by the coding sequence ATGTACGATAGTGATGACAAGATAGGTAGTGATGTGgatgagaaaattgagGTGGACTCACAAGATGCTATTAATGCACCTCTGGCTCATTTAACAAGACAAACGCCACCAGAACTGCCATTAAGAGGCAATATTCCATTGGATGGAGACGCTCCACCGCCGTCCtataacaacaataccaGCGTGGGTGCATCTAGTTACATGAATATGGATAAACAGATTAGTATTGATCAGGACATCAGAGACAAAATTGCAGGATCACTCACTCAAGTGgaaacaaattcaacttcagATTCTGATACTTCTGATGAGGAAGAGCTAACAATGGAAGATGTCTATACGAACATAGACAAAATGATTCGGAGAGATGGTGAAATGGGTGTTATTTTACCGTTAAGGGCAAGTATACTAGAATCGTACCTCTCTCCTCTATTGATGATCTTTTCACAAGTTCCAAAATTTAGTAATTTGATGTTAAAGCATGAATACCTCAAGTTTCCTTATAAACCGAACTGGTGGAATAGGGAACAATGCTCAATTGACTTGCCACTGATACAGGAAATAGAGAGGCTGGTAGCATTTTTGAGAGATGATTCTAATAGGGCTTTTGCTTCTCTATACAACCTAATTCACTCCATAAATAAATTAAATGATAAGGAAATCGAAACCATCAATGAGTTCCTAGCATTTTCTCTCAACCAAGTTTCCTCATTCTTAGGCTCTATTAATGGTGATTATCAAGCTACATTTGATAGTATGTTTCGTATGGTATGTGTGCCCGATGATGATATCGATCAGGAACATCAAATCTTTGCAATTCCTATTGTACAAGAAAATATAACATCTAATGTTCATGATACAATCGGAAATCGGTTAGtggaaagagaaagagaacaTTACGGAGAAGTCACTAGAAGAATTTACTTCAAAACTTTACCCGACATTGTCAACGTTGTATTTGAACCAGGTATGAATATCCCATCATCAGGTATGAATATAGAGGAGAAATTATATTTGCAGATGTACACCttggaaaacaaagatattTTAACCAGCtacgatgatgaaattcgCCAAATTAAAGCAAGGCAGAGAGAGTTGACTCAAAAGCAGTTTAAGATGAGTGCGTTTTCAGGTAAAAGTGTTCGGAAATTTTTAGACGATGCAAGGCGCCATCTTTCAACCGAATCCACTAGGATTGGAATAGAAGAATCTAGCCTTATGGATGGAGAAGTTGAGTTTCCAGTTAAAGATAAGTATCTAGGAGCAGCCCAAAACATTGAAATAATTGCGGATAACATCAAGAAATCTTTGAAGGAAATAGAAAGTGAATTTCGGGCTCTCAATGCCAAACTAGTGGAATTGAGAGATAATCAATTCTCACTTGATAAAGTGTCTcaagagagaaaagatACCTTTGAGGCGCATATTCTAACTGGTGTCATAGTGAGCTCAACTCAATTCTTTTTGCGCAGTCGGAAAACAGGTGGCTGGAAAGCTATTGTAAtagatgatgaaacatgCAAAATGTACAAAGTATTTGATATTACGTTTGAAGAGATTTTGGAGATAATCAACGAGTACGTACAAGATGGATTTAGTGATGGCTTGGTGCTGACCTATGTCgaagaagatgttttcGCTCAGGGCGAATTTGAACCACTCAATAACTCACTAAAAGAATTCATTAAGAAGGACAATGCCAAACTAAAGGAACATGTCGAATTCATTAATTCGGGTGGAGACTAG
- a CDS encoding uncharacterized protein (PKUD0B08990; similar to Saccharomyces cerevisiae YMR011W (HXT2)), with amino-acid sequence MSSISSAEKINASHHDENSPSNDNFEESNNAELVPKASKTTYLFAAFACIMIAFGGFVFGWDTGTISGFVNMPDFVHRYGQINSEGEKYLSKSRTGLMLSIFNIGCAIGGVTLGKTGDMYGRKKGLMMTMVVYMVGIIIQIAAVKSWVQYFIGRIIAGIAVGSISVLAPMFISETSPKAIRGALVSCYQLMITGGIFLGYCTTYGTYHNYGDSRQWRIPLGLSFAWALFMILGMVFTPESPRFLIEHDRIDEAKQAISKTNKQDVNSAFVINEVNILSEAIEIEKAAGTATWGELFTGKPKLFYRLVVGIVLQSLQQLTGNNYFFYYGNTIFKAVGLDDSFETSIVFGIINFASTFLSLAVVDRFGRRKTLMGGSTGMLVTLVIFASIGVKDLYVDGYGSEARKPVGNAMIFLVCLFIFFFAITWGPCVFVVVSETYPLRIRSKGMAIATGANWIWGFLIGFFTPFITGAIHFAYGYVFFGCVVFSLVFVFAFVPETKGLSLEDVDELYRNYTPGLAFMKNFSKESAEAVAAEEAEEKELQMSNHV; translated from the coding sequence ATGTCTTCTATATCATCTgctgaaaaaattaatgcATCTCATCATGATGAGAACTCCCCAAGCAATGACAATTTTGAGGAGAGCAACAATGCCGAGTTAGTTCCAAAAGCTTCTAAAACAACATACCTATTTGCAGCCTTTGCATGTATCATGATTGCCTTTGGTGGTTTCGTCTTTGGTTGGGATACTGGTACTATTTCTGGTTTTGTCAACATGCCCGATTTCGTCCATAGATATGGTCAAATTAATTCTGAAGgtgaaaaatatttatcCAAATCAAGGACTGGTTTAATGCTTTCTATCTTTAATATTGGTTGCGCTATCGGTGGTGTTACCCTAGGTAAAACCGGTGATATGTACGGTAGAAAGAAAGGTTTAATGATGACCATGGTTGTTTATATGGTTGGTATCATTATTCAAATTGCAGCCGTCAAATCTTGGgttcaatattttattgGTAGAATTATTGCTGGTATTGCCGTTGGTTCGATTTCTGTTCTCGCACCTATGTTTATCTCTGAAACTTCTCCAAAGGCTATTAGAGGTGCATTGGTTTCCTGTTATCAATTAATGATTACCGGTGGTATTTTCTTAGGTTACTGTACAACTTATGGTACTTACCATAATTATGGTGATTCTAGACAATGGAGAATTCCTCTAGGTCTGTCATTTGCGTGGGCATTATTTATGATACTAGGTATGGTCTTTACACCAGAATCTCCaagatttttgattgagCACGATAGAATTGACGAAGCAAAACAAGCTATTTCCAAGACTAACAAACAAGATGTTAATTCTGCATTTGTTATTAATGAAGTTAATATTTTATCTGAAGCtattgaaattgagaagGCTGCAGGTACTGCGACTTGGGGTGAACTTTTTACCGGTAAGCCAAAACTTTTTTACAGATTGGTCGTTGGTATTGTCTTACAATCTCTGCAACAATTAACAGGTAACAATTACTTTTTCTACTACGGTAACACCATTTTCAAGGCGGTTGGTTTGGATGATTCATTTGAGACTTCTATTGTTTTCGGTATCATTAATTTTGCTTCcacttttctttccttagctgttgttgatagATTTGGTAGAAGAAAGACTTTAATGGGTGGTTCTACCGGTATGCTTGTTACCTTGGTTATTTTTGCATCCATTGGTGTCAAAGATTTATACGTTGATGGCTATGGCTCTGAAGCTAGAAAGCCAGTCGGTAATGCCATGattttcttggtttgtttgtttattttcttcttcgcTATTACGTGGGGTCCATGTGTTTTCGTTGTTGTGTCTGAGACTTATCCTTTGAGAATTAGATCTAAGGGTATGGCTATTGCAACAGGTGCTAACTGGATCTGGGGTTTCTTAATTGGTTTTTTCACTCCATTTATTACAGGTGCAATCCATTTTGCTTACGgttatgttttctttggttgtGTTGTCTTCTCCTTGGTCTTTGTCTTTGCATTTGTTCCTGAAACCAAAGGTCTTTCATtagaagatgttgatgagCTGTACAGAAACTACACTCCAGGTTTAGCATTTATGAAGAATTTTTCCAAGGAATCTGCAGAAGCAGTTGCGGCAGAAGAAGCCGAAGAGAAAGAATTACAGATGTCCAACCATGTttaa